One Tenebrio molitor chromosome 2, icTenMoli1.1, whole genome shotgun sequence genomic region harbors:
- the Zw10 gene encoding centromere/kinetochore protein zw10 homolog, whose product MASYLSQVLSSVEEITLVQINNKYPEVEAVTARCKDEVLSFLENIYVRFSERPRQNKVLANKLNQLQDEISVLITDVEKLSKNELTKAEAELSRQLDSLTRVNIGLSLVSILYTIHESLCIIKESQQKQSYLYCMEKIQEVECFMSDINFEENLAVVEELKLTLATEKSSLLNNLSNLFSDHVICIPVENKSVMKVMHKNEQMKEVLSALYLYKTSVTQLDNVTRFLWNHIFVPVVDVTTEIKTNVEGGFVSLEVITVDPNKKSSYAEVFANIKIILSFLLANFNIILSEEFTTLSYIGRDIRDNLSELLIKHCLQDTIPSTNEGLQQYNVVIKATEDLEKALVLSKIFADDTISILDYANKVDVLFINKKCQNYVISAQNLMKKDLHDLVEVGENREASFEVSREFPRCAVSRSVLDLQNLLEKILSQAVTSSEVCAGRFFCTVKTICHKYVLFVPEHHKKLLQTIPQQIALFYNNCMYIAHKLTEWNDTYLKQLPSMLNIKCNSFNDEGCQLCEIAAEKFNSYVQYQIKQIEEIMKDAALQRQTLEQVEASTDKCLRQCLRQQELLKTVWCKVLPYAIYNKTLGSILDSMCKYLINAVVRFDDISSDAAEQLVELFKMVQTRGPKLFTDPKEVNLFVESWYKLNELAFVLNASLLDINDRWADGKGPLGLQFRAEELKQLVRALFQNTERRAALLSKIHE is encoded by the coding sequence ATGGCGTCATATTTGTCCCAAGTACTGTCCTCGGTCGAAGAAATTACACTAGTTCAAATCAACAACAAATATCCTGAAGTGGAAGCAGTCACAGCGAGATGTAAAGACGAGGTATTATCCTTTCTGGAAAATATTTACGTTCGTTTCAGCGAGCGCCCTAGGCAAAACAAGGTTTTAGCCAACAAATTGAATCAACTCCAAGATGAAATATCGGTGTTGATCACTGATGTGGAAAAACTTTCGAAAAATGAACTGACCAAAGCTGAGGCTGAATTGTCAAGGCAGTTGGACAGTCTCACTCGGGTAAATATAGGCCTGTCGCTTGTTTCCATATTGTACACCATCCACGAGTCACTCTGTATAATAAAGGAGTCACAACAAAAGCAGTCTTACTTGTATTgtatggaaaaaattcaagaagTTGAATGTTTCATGAGTGACATAAATTTCGAGGAAAATCTGGCTGTTGTGGAAGAGCTAAAATTAACACTTGCCACTGAAAAGAGTTCTCTTCTCAATAACCTCTCAAATTTGTTCAGCGATCATGTAATTTGCATACCAGTTGAGAACAAAAGTGTTATGAAAGTGATGCACAAAAATGAGCAAATGAAAGAAGTTTTGTCAGCTTTGTATCTTTACAAGACTTCAGTAACTCAACTAGACAATGTGACAAGGTTTCTTTGGAACCATATTTTTGTACCAGTTGTGGATGTCACCACTGAAATCAAGACGAATGTAGAAGGTGGGTTTGTGAGCCTCGAAGTTATAACAGTTGACCCTAACAAAAAGTCATCCTATGCGGAAGTATTCGCAAACATCAAAATaattctttcatttttattggCGAATTTTAACATCATTTTGAGTGAAGAATTTACCACTTTGAGTTACATAGGGCGCGACATTAGAGACAACTTGTCTGAGTTGCTCATCAAGCATTGCCTCCAAGACACGATTCCGTCTACCAATGAAGGGCTGCAGCAGTACAACGTCGTGATAAAGGCGACTGAAGACTTGGAGAAAGCTCTagtcttgtcaaaaatttttgcaGACGATACAATTTCGATTCTGGACTACGCCAACAAGGTCGACGTCTTGTTCATTAACAAAAAGTGCCAAAATTACGTGATCAGTGCCCAGAACCTGATGAAGAAAGATTTACATGATTTGGTCGAAGTGGGAGAGAATCGAGAGGCTAGTTTTGAGGTTTCACGGGAGTTTCCGCGTTGTGCGGTGTCTCGCAGCGTTTTAGATTTGCAGAACCTCCTTGAGAAGATTCTCTCTCAAGCAGTGACGTCTTCAGAAGTGTGCGCTGGTCGATTCTTCTGCACCGTGAAAACTATCTGTCATAAGTATGTATTGTTTGTACCAGAACACCACAAGAAATTACTCCAAACGATTCCCCAACAAATCGCTCTCTTTTACAACAACTGTATGTACATCGCCCACAAGCTGACCGAGTGGAACGACACCTACTTGAAGCAACTCCCCTCAATGCTCAACATAAAATGTAACAGTTTCAATGATGAGGGTTGCCAACTCTGCGAAATCGCTGCTGAAAAGTTCAACTCTTATGTACAGTATCAAATCAAACAAATAGAAGAGATCATGAAGGATGCAGCCTTGCAGAGACAGACTCTAGAACAAGTGGAGGCTTCGACTGATAAGTGTTTGCGGCAGTGTCTGAGGCAGCAGGAGTTGCTCAAAACTGTCTGGTGCAAAGTCTTGCCCTATGCAATCTACAACAAGACTTTGGGTAGTATTTTGGACTCTATGTGCAAATATTTGATCAACGCTGTCGTCAGATTTGATGACATCTCGTCCGACGCGGCCGAACAGTTGGTGGAGCTGTTCAAAATGGTGCAGACGAGAGGACCAAAGTTGTTCACTGATCCAAAAGAAGTTAACTTGTTTGTGGAGAGTTGGTACAAGTTAAACGAGTTGGCATTCGTATTGAATGCTAGTCTGTTGGATATAAATGATAGGTGGGCTGATGGTAAAGGACCGTTGGGGTTGCAGTTCAGGGCGGAAGAGTTGAAGCAGTTGGTGAGGGCATTATTTCAGAATACGGAGAGAAGGGCCGCTCTTTTGTCAAAGATTCACGAGTAA